The Agromyces atrinae genome window below encodes:
- a CDS encoding alpha-amylase family glycosyl hydrolase: protein MSSADPDPTTGTAGRSRFTRFVAGLGAALLVSSLAVALSPAVEAEAATSNTSTIFYSTEKNWSKYNVHYQVGSGAWTTVPGKELTAACTGWVKGEIDLGTATTWKAAFNNGSGTWDNNGSRDYSLAAGIQAVKGGQISTVDPCPTPAPAVPTGLKATVTSSSITATWSKAEGATKYTLVYAGPTGTKTVTTSSTSATISGLTASTLYGLKVRASNDAGKSSGYSPRINATTSSTGSTTAPPVPTGLKATVTGTTIAASWNASAGATKYTLTYAAPTGTKTISSTKTSVTLTGLAANTLYGLKVRAETASAQSAYGPRVNATTGGGTTTPTAPAVPTELKAVPDITSIAVTWKASANATKYTVSYTTGSTTKTLESTTASATISGLTASTAYAIKVSATGTGGTSAYTSPVSTTTLPKEEEPVTTTGSPLGGDPREDSIYFIMTARWNDGDSSNNRGGSQHITSGNAANNDPAFRGDFKGVIDKLDYIKGLGFSAVWITPVVLNRSDYDFHGYHGWDFFRVDPRLESQGATYQELIDAAHSKGIKIYQDVVYNHSSRWGAKGLFTPTVYGTRDAQWDWMYSEKVAGKQYNPLEENELGRAYNGDVWSSTQPAGQDCKNFGTPTGGFSPEGYKLYNCQWPNGKREVEELGLWPAKYYHQCYNKGWEDITAINCWIHDDLADFNTESKDVQKYLIDAYNRYIDMGVDGFRIDTAVHIPRVTWNRVFLPAIQEHAVATHGEKGKDFYVFGEVAQFVHDKWNRGSVAHSAPFYTWKERKEYSLDDVVAAAEAYTYENNTMGTANQPTSDNARLRGNTYHAPDHSKFSGMNIIDMRMHMNFSEAGNAFGAGMDSDDITNDATFNTVYVDSHDYGPNKSSERFAGGTDAWAENMSLMWTFRGIPTLFYGSEIEFQKGVKIDCGASCPLATTGRAYFGDQIQGTVVASDFGKVQSATGAVAATFEKPLVKHLQTLNQIRRAVPALQKGQYSTEGVSGGMAFKKRFTEGSVDSFVLVTISGSASFSGIPNGTYTDAVTGDVKTVTNGSLSISANGKGNMRAYVLSLPGNPAPGKVGNGSPYLK from the coding sequence ATGAGCTCTGCTGATCCCGATCCGACGACCGGCACCGCCGGCCGGTCGAGATTCACCCGATTCGTGGCGGGACTGGGCGCCGCCCTTCTCGTCTCGTCACTCGCCGTCGCACTGTCGCCCGCTGTCGAAGCCGAGGCCGCTACGTCGAACACCTCCACGATCTTCTACTCGACCGAGAAGAACTGGTCGAAGTACAACGTGCACTATCAAGTCGGTTCGGGCGCCTGGACGACCGTGCCCGGTAAGGAACTCACCGCAGCCTGCACCGGCTGGGTCAAGGGAGAGATCGATCTCGGCACCGCCACCACGTGGAAGGCAGCTTTCAACAACGGCTCCGGCACGTGGGACAACAACGGCAGCCGCGACTACTCGCTCGCCGCCGGCATCCAGGCCGTCAAGGGCGGACAGATCAGCACCGTCGACCCCTGCCCCACCCCCGCTCCTGCGGTGCCGACAGGCCTGAAAGCCACCGTTACGAGCTCGTCGATCACCGCGACGTGGTCGAAGGCCGAAGGCGCGACGAAGTACACGCTCGTCTACGCCGGCCCCACCGGAACCAAGACCGTCACGACGTCCTCGACCAGTGCCACGATCTCGGGCCTCACCGCGAGCACCCTCTATGGCCTCAAGGTGCGCGCTTCGAACGACGCGGGCAAGTCGTCCGGCTACTCCCCGCGTATCAACGCCACGACATCATCGACCGGCAGTACGACGGCTCCGCCCGTGCCGACGGGCCTGAAGGCGACCGTCACCGGAACGACGATCGCCGCGAGCTGGAACGCCTCGGCCGGTGCGACGAAGTACACGTTGACCTACGCCGCACCCACGGGCACGAAGACCATCAGTTCCACGAAGACGTCAGTGACCCTGACCGGGTTGGCAGCGAACACTCTCTATGGCCTCAAGGTGCGCGCCGAGACAGCATCCGCTCAGTCCGCATACGGTCCTCGCGTGAACGCCACGACCGGCGGCGGCACGACGACCCCGACCGCTCCGGCCGTTCCGACCGAGCTGAAGGCCGTGCCCGACATCACGAGCATCGCCGTGACGTGGAAGGCCAGCGCGAACGCGACGAAGTACACCGTCTCGTACACGACCGGCAGCACGACCAAGACGCTCGAGTCGACCACCGCCTCGGCGACGATCTCGGGCCTCACGGCGAGCACCGCCTACGCGATCAAGGTCTCGGCGACGGGCACCGGCGGAACTTCCGCCTACACGAGCCCCGTGTCGACGACGACGCTCCCGAAGGAAGAAGAACCGGTCACGACGACGGGCTCACCGCTCGGCGGCGACCCGCGTGAAGACTCGATCTACTTCATCATGACGGCGCGCTGGAACGACGGCGACTCCTCCAACAACCGGGGCGGCAGCCAGCACATCACGTCGGGCAACGCCGCGAACAACGACCCCGCTTTCCGAGGCGACTTCAAGGGAGTCATCGACAAGCTTGACTACATCAAGGGCCTCGGGTTCTCGGCGGTCTGGATCACTCCGGTCGTGCTCAACCGCAGCGACTACGACTTCCACGGCTACCACGGCTGGGACTTCTTCCGGGTCGACCCCCGCCTCGAGTCGCAGGGAGCGACGTACCAGGAGCTCATCGATGCCGCCCACTCCAAGGGCATCAAGATCTACCAGGATGTCGTCTACAACCACTCGTCGCGCTGGGGCGCGAAGGGCCTGTTCACTCCGACGGTCTACGGCACGCGCGACGCGCAGTGGGACTGGATGTACTCGGAGAAGGTCGCCGGCAAGCAGTACAACCCGCTCGAAGAGAACGAGCTCGGCCGCGCCTACAACGGCGACGTCTGGTCGAGCACGCAGCCGGCAGGCCAGGACTGCAAGAACTTCGGAACCCCGACGGGCGGATTCTCGCCCGAGGGCTACAAGCTCTACAACTGCCAGTGGCCGAACGGCAAGCGCGAGGTCGAAGAGCTCGGCCTGTGGCCCGCGAAGTACTACCACCAGTGCTACAACAAGGGCTGGGAGGACATCACCGCCATCAACTGCTGGATCCACGACGACCTCGCGGACTTCAACACCGAGAGCAAGGATGTCCAGAAGTACCTCATCGACGCCTACAACCGTTACATCGACATGGGCGTCGACGGCTTCCGCATCGACACGGCCGTGCACATCCCCCGCGTGACCTGGAACCGTGTGTTCCTTCCCGCGATCCAGGAGCACGCTGTCGCCACCCACGGCGAGAAGGGCAAGGACTTCTACGTCTTCGGCGAGGTCGCCCAGTTCGTGCACGACAAGTGGAACCGCGGTTCGGTCGCCCACTCGGCACCGTTCTACACGTGGAAGGAACGCAAGGAGTACAGCCTCGACGACGTCGTCGCCGCGGCCGAGGCCTACACGTACGAGAACAACACGATGGGTACCGCCAACCAGCCGACGAGCGACAATGCCCGCCTGCGCGGCAACACCTATCACGCACCCGACCACTCGAAGTTCTCGGGCATGAACATCATCGACATGCGCATGCACATGAACTTCTCCGAGGCGGGCAACGCCTTCGGAGCGGGTATGGACTCGGACGACATCACGAACGATGCGACGTTCAACACCGTCTACGTCGACAGCCACGACTACGGCCCCAACAAGTCGTCGGAGCGGTTCGCCGGCGGCACGGACGCGTGGGCGGAGAACATGAGCCTCATGTGGACCTTCCGCGGCATCCCGACGCTCTTCTACGGCTCGGAGATCGAGTTCCAGAAGGGCGTGAAGATCGACTGCGGCGCCTCGTGCCCGCTGGCGACGACCGGTCGTGCGTACTTCGGCGACCAGATCCAGGGCACCGTCGTCGCGAGCGACTTCGGCAAGGTCCAGTCGGCGACGGGTGCCGTCGCGGCGACCTTCGAGAAGCCTCTCGTCAAGCACCTCCAGACGCTCAACCAGATCCGTCGCGCGGTACCGGCCCTCCAGAAGGGTCAGTACTCGACGGAGGGCGTCTCGGGCGGTATGGCGTTCAAGAAGCGCTTCACGGAGGGGTCGGTCGACAGCTTCGTGCTCGTCACCATCTCGGGGTCTGCATCCTTCAGCGGCATCCCGAACGGCACGTACACCGACGCGGTGACCGGAGATGTGAAGACCGTCACGAACGGATCGCTCTCGATCAGCGCGAACGGCAAGGGCAACATGCGCGCCTACGTGCTCTCGCTGCCGGGTAACCCGGCACCGGGCAAGGTCGGCAACGGCAGCCCGTACCTCAAGTAG
- the ccsB gene encoding c-type cytochrome biogenesis protein CcsB encodes MTFDLGGFSILSVYSAMALYALAFIAYSIDLAKRSAVGGAAGAVPAEAEQRAAARAIAGRGAAVVTEAEAPTSISNRPYTTSAALRVGVALTVLAWALHLTATILRGLAAGRVPWANMYEFALTGTLVITTVYLVVITVSKKTDLRFLGTFISGLVLVFLGVATTNFYVSVIPLPPALQSVWLIIHVFVATAGTGFFALGFALSIVQLLQFRRESLIAQAKATKLRFLATLPTSEQLESLAYRVNIVGFILWTFTLMAGAIWAERAWGRYWGWDTKEVWTFVIWVVYAGYIHARATRGWRGSRSAWLAIIGFSAVLFNFTVVNLFFKGLHAYSGL; translated from the coding sequence GTGACATTCGATCTCGGCGGATTCTCGATCCTCAGCGTGTACTCGGCGATGGCGCTCTATGCGCTCGCCTTCATCGCCTACTCGATCGACCTCGCCAAGCGCTCCGCCGTCGGCGGTGCGGCGGGAGCCGTGCCGGCCGAGGCCGAACAGCGTGCCGCCGCTCGTGCGATCGCGGGCCGTGGCGCCGCTGTCGTGACCGAGGCCGAGGCGCCGACATCCATCTCGAACCGCCCGTACACGACCTCGGCCGCACTCCGCGTCGGCGTCGCGCTGACGGTCCTCGCGTGGGCGCTGCACCTGACGGCGACGATCCTCCGCGGTCTCGCCGCCGGTCGTGTGCCGTGGGCCAACATGTACGAGTTCGCCCTCACCGGAACGCTCGTCATCACGACCGTCTACCTCGTCGTGATCACCGTCTCGAAGAAGACCGACCTGCGCTTCCTCGGAACGTTCATCTCGGGTCTCGTACTCGTCTTCCTCGGCGTCGCGACGACGAACTTCTACGTCAGCGTCATCCCCCTCCCGCCGGCGCTGCAGTCGGTGTGGCTCATCATCCACGTCTTCGTCGCGACCGCGGGCACAGGCTTCTTCGCCCTCGGCTTCGCGCTCTCGATCGTGCAGCTGCTGCAGTTCCGCCGCGAGAGCCTCATCGCGCAGGCGAAGGCCACGAAGCTGCGCTTCCTCGCGACGCTGCCGACCTCGGAGCAGCTCGAGAGCCTCGCCTACCGCGTCAACATCGTCGGCTTCATCCTCTGGACCTTCACGCTCATGGCCGGCGCCATCTGGGCCGAGCGCGCGTGGGGCCGCTACTGGGGCTGGGACACCAAAGAGGTGTGGACCTTCGTCATCTGGGTCGTCTACGCCGGCTACATCCACGCTCGTGCGACGCGCGGGTGGCGCGGTTCGCGTTCCGCCTGGCTCGCGATCATCGGCTTCTCGGCCGTGCTCTTCAACTTCACGGTCGTCAACCTCTTCTTCAAGGGCCTGCACGCCTACTCGGGTCTCTAG
- the resB gene encoding cytochrome c biogenesis protein ResB gives MARSSDHDPLRPSDHVDGTPDARPSESSITQPKLGFVGTLRFIWRQLTSMRTALFLLLLLAIAAVPGSLVPQRSSDPNGVVQYFDNNPDLAPFLDSIQMFDVYSSVWFSSIYLLLFVSLIGCVIPRTKHHYDALRARPPKTPARLGRLAGYTERVVSADDARGVTADDAVASATTALRGLGYRVEPYPVVRGASVSAERGYLRETGNLVFHIALLGILVTVGIGGGFGFAGQRVVVEGQSFVNTLSAYDSFNPGRFFQDSELDPYRLELEKLDVEYELMNADAYGQPIDFTANVVIEAQGEDAEQGRVKVNDPLRAHGTDIFLLGNGYAPTVTVRNPEGEVVYSDSIPFLPQDANLYSIGIIKVPDGLAEQVGMVGLFYPTQAEGTSGAYFSSFPDLLYPMLTINVYQGDLGIDGGEPKSVYTLDTDSLEQLSGRGTGVDSIELQPGETADLPNGLGTITFEDARGDAAVDSDYEGSVSRFASLDIHHDPTQGWVLAFAILCIGGLATSLFVPRRRLWVKAFDEADGSLRLEYAGLARGDDPTLVDAVTSLADKHSASLERKVDL, from the coding sequence TTGGCACGATCCTCTGATCACGACCCGCTGCGGCCGTCCGACCACGTCGACGGCACGCCCGATGCACGGCCGTCCGAATCCTCCATCACGCAGCCGAAGCTCGGCTTCGTCGGCACCCTCCGATTCATCTGGCGCCAGCTCACGAGCATGCGCACGGCGCTCTTCCTGCTGCTGCTGCTCGCGATCGCGGCCGTGCCCGGCTCGCTCGTGCCGCAGCGCTCGAGCGACCCCAACGGCGTCGTGCAGTACTTCGACAACAACCCCGATCTCGCGCCGTTCCTCGACAGCATCCAGATGTTCGACGTCTACTCGTCGGTCTGGTTCTCGAGCATCTACCTTCTGCTCTTCGTGTCGCTCATCGGCTGCGTCATCCCGCGAACCAAGCACCACTACGACGCCCTGCGCGCGCGGCCTCCAAAGACGCCCGCCCGCCTCGGGCGGCTCGCCGGGTACACCGAACGTGTGGTGTCGGCGGATGACGCGAGGGGCGTCACCGCCGACGATGCCGTCGCCTCGGCGACGACGGCGCTCCGCGGGCTCGGCTACCGCGTCGAGCCGTACCCCGTCGTGCGCGGCGCCTCGGTCTCGGCCGAGCGCGGCTACCTGCGTGAGACCGGCAACCTCGTCTTCCACATCGCCCTCCTCGGCATCCTCGTGACCGTCGGCATCGGCGGCGGCTTCGGCTTCGCCGGGCAGCGCGTCGTCGTCGAGGGCCAGTCGTTCGTCAACACGCTCTCGGCCTACGACTCGTTCAACCCGGGCCGCTTCTTCCAGGACTCCGAGCTCGACCCGTACCGCCTCGAACTTGAGAAGCTCGACGTCGAGTACGAGCTCATGAACGCCGACGCCTACGGCCAGCCGATCGACTTCACGGCGAACGTCGTCATCGAGGCCCAGGGCGAAGACGCCGAGCAGGGCCGCGTCAAGGTCAACGACCCGCTCCGCGCCCACGGCACCGACATCTTCCTCCTCGGCAACGGCTACGCGCCGACCGTGACCGTCCGGAACCCCGAGGGAGAGGTCGTCTATTCCGACTCGATCCCGTTCCTGCCGCAGGACGCGAACCTCTACTCCATCGGCATCATCAAGGTTCCGGACGGCCTCGCCGAGCAGGTGGGCATGGTCGGCCTCTTCTACCCGACGCAAGCCGAGGGCACGTCGGGCGCGTACTTCTCGTCGTTCCCCGACCTGCTCTACCCGATGCTCACGATCAACGTCTACCAGGGCGATCTCGGCATCGACGGCGGTGAGCCGAAGTCGGTCTACACGCTTGACACCGACAGCCTCGAGCAGTTGAGCGGCCGCGGAACCGGCGTCGACTCGATCGAGCTGCAGCCGGGCGAGACCGCCGACCTGCCGAACGGACTCGGCACGATCACCTTCGAGGACGCCCGCGGCGACGCGGCCGTCGACAGCGACTACGAGGGCAGCGTCTCGCGCTTCGCCTCTCTCGACATCCACCATGACCCGACTCAGGGCTGGGTGCTCGCCTTCGCGATCCTCTGCATCGGCGGGCTCGCGACGTCGCTCTTCGTCCCGCGACGCCGGCTCTGGGTGAAGGCCTTCGACGAGGCCGACGGATCGCTCCGCCTCGAGTACGCGGGCCTCGCCCGCGGCGACGACCCGACACTCGTCGACGCCGTCACTTCGCTCGCGGACAAGCACTCCGCGAGCCTCGAGCGTAAGGTTGATCTGTGA
- a CDS encoding cytochrome c biogenesis CcdA family protein, producing the protein MGVGEVLYSGQLLFALPLALLAGLLSFLSPCVLPLVPGYLGYVGGFAEASDDPAIERRNRRRLLLGVSLFIAGFTAVFLVYATLAGGAGSWLSAYQGPITRVLGVVLIIMGFVFIGQFTFMQRSFKPAWRPATGLGGAPLLGIVFGIGWTPCIGPALTAVLSLSLNSQSVWRGALLGLVYCIGLGIPFLLVALGFGWVTGSLAWLRRHIRVINIIGGALLVAIGVIMVSGLWTAWMSELQGVMIGFGTIL; encoded by the coding sequence GTGGGCGTCGGTGAAGTCCTCTACAGCGGTCAACTCCTCTTCGCCCTCCCTCTCGCGCTCCTCGCGGGACTCCTGTCCTTCCTCTCACCCTGCGTCCTCCCGCTCGTGCCGGGTTACCTCGGCTACGTCGGAGGGTTCGCCGAGGCATCCGACGACCCCGCGATCGAACGACGCAACCGTCGCCGCCTCCTTCTCGGCGTCTCCCTCTTCATCGCCGGCTTCACCGCGGTCTTCCTCGTCTACGCGACCCTCGCCGGGGGAGCGGGCTCGTGGCTCTCGGCCTACCAGGGTCCGATCACGCGCGTGCTCGGCGTCGTGCTCATCATCATGGGCTTCGTCTTCATCGGGCAGTTCACGTTCATGCAGCGCTCCTTCAAGCCGGCGTGGCGCCCCGCGACCGGGCTCGGCGGTGCACCCCTCCTCGGCATCGTGTTCGGCATCGGCTGGACCCCGTGCATCGGTCCCGCCCTCACGGCCGTGCTCTCGCTCAGCCTCAACTCGCAGTCGGTGTGGCGCGGCGCGCTCCTCGGCCTCGTGTACTGCATCGGTCTCGGCATCCCGTTCCTGCTCGTCGCCCTCGGCTTCGGCTGGGTCACGGGATCGCTCGCGTGGCTGCGCCGTCACATCCGCGTCATCAACATCATCGGCGGCGCGCTCCTCGTCGCAATCGGAGTCATCATGGTGAGTGGACTGTGGACGGCATGGATGAGCGAACTCCAGGGGGTGATGATCGGTTTTGGCACGATCCTCTGA
- a CDS encoding TlpA family protein disulfide reductase, producing MTSVRLRTAAVLAAAALLLVGCTSDPLADDYRSGSGKGYISGDGSLTEVAADDRGEPVEFEGTAIDGSAISSADYAGEVLVVNFWYAECAPCRAEAGDLQQLNETFEGEEAHLLGVNVRNQAATAASFEKQYGVTYPSVLDINDGTVQLAFAGEVPPNAVPTTIVLDREGRIAARILGQLRDPKIVETIVGDLLVEAE from the coding sequence ATGACCTCCGTCCGCCTGCGTACCGCCGCCGTGCTCGCCGCGGCCGCCCTCCTCCTCGTCGGGTGCACGAGCGATCCCCTCGCCGACGACTACCGCTCGGGCAGCGGCAAGGGCTACATCTCGGGCGACGGTTCGCTCACCGAGGTCGCGGCCGACGACCGGGGCGAACCCGTCGAGTTCGAGGGCACCGCGATCGACGGCTCGGCGATCAGCTCGGCCGACTACGCGGGCGAGGTGCTCGTCGTGAACTTCTGGTACGCCGAGTGCGCCCCGTGCCGCGCCGAGGCGGGCGATCTGCAGCAGCTCAACGAGACTTTCGAGGGCGAAGAGGCCCACCTGCTCGGCGTCAACGTCCGTAACCAGGCCGCGACAGCCGCGTCGTTCGAGAAGCAGTACGGCGTGACCTACCCCTCCGTGCTCGACATCAACGACGGCACCGTGCAGCTCGCGTTCGCCGGCGAGGTGCCGCCGAACGCCGTGCCGACGACGATCGTGCTCGACCGCGAGGGCCGCATCGCCGCGCGCATCCTCGGTCAGCTGCGCGATCCGAAGATCGTCGAGACGATCGTGGGCGACCTGCTCGTCGAGGCCGAGTGA
- a CDS encoding histidine phosphatase family protein: MVSAQLHLVRHGEVFNPQRVLYGRLPGFGLSDLGREMAAAAADDLVARGRTVAALYSSPLERTRQSAEPISRAFDLEPVIDERLIEPTNRFEGSRLRGAGGALRNPANWPLLVNPWRPSWGEPFTSIARRMIAAMTDAASASDSDGDLVFVSHQLPIWMAHRSIVGARLAHDPRQRRCALSSITSFELQNGRLHEVGYADPAARLGAQATDLGAV, encoded by the coding sequence ATCGTGTCGGCCCAGCTCCACCTCGTGCGCCACGGCGAGGTCTTCAATCCTCAGCGCGTGCTCTACGGCCGCCTGCCTGGATTCGGCCTCTCCGACCTCGGCCGCGAGATGGCCGCCGCCGCCGCGGACGATCTCGTCGCGCGCGGACGCACCGTCGCCGCCCTCTACTCGTCGCCCCTCGAGCGCACGCGGCAGTCGGCCGAGCCGATCTCTCGGGCGTTCGACCTCGAGCCCGTCATCGACGAGCGCCTCATTGAACCGACCAACCGCTTCGAGGGGTCGCGCCTCCGCGGTGCGGGCGGCGCGCTCCGCAACCCCGCCAACTGGCCCCTGCTCGTGAACCCGTGGCGCCCCAGCTGGGGCGAGCCCTTCACCTCGATCGCTCGCCGCATGATCGCTGCGATGACGGATGCCGCGAGCGCTTCCGACTCGGACGGCGATCTCGTCTTCGTGAGCCACCAGCTCCCGATCTGGATGGCGCACCGCTCGATCGTCGGAGCCCGTCTCGCCCACGATCCGCGCCAGCGCCGGTGTGCGCTCTCGAGCATCACGAGCTTCGAACTGCAGAACGGCCGCCTCCACGAAGTGGGCTACGCCGACCCCGCCGCGCGTCTCGGCGCCCAGGCGACCGATCTGGGAGCCGTGTGA
- the aspS gene encoding aspartate--tRNA(Asn) ligase, giving the protein MTSRVLVKNLAALPDGPVSVSGWVETVRDQKKVQFVILRDESGAVQLVNPALRELGEESAEGDAARLETTEAISALAHGSFITVTGELKHDERVKLGGIEIKIAGLDVVAAANPETPIAADSSPDKRMDWRFLDLRQPKQSLVFRIQTTFLHALRSYWVDNDFIEIQTPKLMASASESRAELFEVDYFEGKAYLAQSPQFFKQMAQPAGFGKVFEVGPAFRADPSFTSRHATEFTSVDTEISWVDSHEDVMKLHEELLVAGFTAVKEKHGDEIREHFGVEVTVPTTPFPRIPLAEAKEIVASRGYVVPRADADMDPEGERQIAAYVAEEFGHEFVFLTDYASSIRPFYHKRHDADAGLTNSYDLLFNGVEISTGAQREHRVEVLEEQAREKGMDPEELGFYLDFFRYGVPPHGGFGMGLARVLMLLLHESSIREVTYLFRGPTRLLP; this is encoded by the coding sequence GTGACCTCTCGCGTACTCGTCAAGAACCTCGCCGCCCTTCCCGACGGCCCCGTCAGCGTCTCCGGCTGGGTCGAGACCGTGCGTGATCAGAAGAAGGTGCAGTTCGTCATCCTCCGCGATGAATCGGGCGCCGTTCAGCTCGTGAACCCGGCCCTCCGCGAACTCGGCGAGGAGTCCGCCGAGGGCGACGCCGCACGTCTCGAGACGACCGAGGCCATCTCGGCGCTCGCGCACGGCTCGTTCATCACTGTGACGGGCGAACTCAAGCACGACGAGCGCGTGAAGCTCGGCGGCATCGAGATCAAGATCGCCGGCCTCGACGTCGTCGCCGCCGCGAACCCCGAGACCCCCATCGCGGCCGACTCGAGCCCCGACAAGCGCATGGACTGGCGCTTCCTCGACCTCCGCCAGCCGAAGCAGAGCCTCGTCTTCCGCATCCAGACGACCTTCCTGCACGCGCTCCGCTCCTACTGGGTCGACAACGACTTCATCGAGATCCAGACGCCGAAGCTCATGGCGAGCGCCTCCGAGTCGCGCGCCGAACTCTTCGAGGTCGACTACTTCGAGGGCAAGGCGTACCTCGCCCAGAGCCCCCAGTTCTTCAAGCAGATGGCCCAGCCTGCGGGCTTCGGCAAGGTCTTCGAGGTCGGCCCCGCATTCCGCGCCGACCCCTCGTTCACGTCGCGCCACGCGACCGAGTTCACCTCGGTCGACACCGAGATCAGCTGGGTCGACTCGCACGAAGATGTCATGAAGCTGCACGAGGAGCTCCTCGTCGCCGGGTTCACCGCCGTCAAGGAGAAGCACGGCGACGAGATCCGCGAGCACTTCGGCGTCGAGGTCACCGTGCCGACGACCCCGTTCCCGCGCATCCCCCTCGCCGAGGCGAAGGAGATCGTCGCGAGCCGCGGCTACGTCGTGCCCCGCGCCGACGCCGACATGGACCCCGAGGGCGAGCGCCAGATCGCCGCCTACGTCGCCGAGGAGTTCGGCCACGAGTTCGTGTTCCTCACCGACTACGCGTCGAGCATCCGCCCGTTCTACCACAAGCGTCATGACGCCGATGCGGGCCTCACGAACTCGTACGACCTCCTTTTCAACGGCGTCGAGATCTCGACGGGCGCCCAGCGCGAGCACCGCGTCGAGGTGCTCGAGGAGCAGGCTCGCGAGAAGGGCATGGACCCGGAGGAGCTCGGCTTCTACCTCGACTTCTTCCGATACGGCGTGCCCCCGCACGGCGGCTTCGGCATGGGCCTCGCGCGCGTGCTCATGCTGCTGCTGCACGAGTCGTCGATCCGCGAGGTGACCTACCTCTTCCGCGGCCCGACGCGCCTGCTGCCCTGA
- a CDS encoding HAD family hydrolase — translation MSTALDSWRPGAARSAIESFVAAVTTGPNAVPVAERVAVFDNDGTLWTEKPMPTQLHFIVEQWARMARDDASLAGQQPYKAALTGDLSWLGHAVEKHYAGDDSDLHLMIGAIVASTANESVEDYQEAVERFYAEAHHPTLGRPYSEAVYRPMVELLRYLEEHGFSCYIVSGGDRDFMRPMTVGNYGIPSERVIGSALGLAYDADTNEIRYGTSFDFMDDGPIKPVRIWSRIGRRPLLAVGNSNGDLPMLAYVKKHPVSLSLLVHHDDDSGRGDAPYDSGAETALAEADERGLVVVSVKHDWANVFPEGAGLNQ, via the coding sequence GTGTCGACTGCTCTGGATTCGTGGCGGCCGGGGGCCGCGCGATCGGCCATCGAGTCGTTCGTCGCCGCGGTGACGACGGGCCCGAATGCGGTTCCCGTCGCCGAGCGCGTCGCCGTCTTCGACAACGACGGCACGCTCTGGACCGAGAAGCCGATGCCGACCCAGCTGCACTTCATCGTCGAGCAGTGGGCGCGGATGGCTCGTGATGACGCCAGCCTCGCGGGGCAGCAGCCCTACAAGGCCGCGCTCACCGGTGATCTCTCGTGGCTCGGCCACGCCGTCGAGAAGCACTACGCGGGTGACGACTCCGATCTCCACCTCATGATCGGCGCGATCGTCGCCTCGACGGCCAACGAGTCGGTCGAGGACTACCAGGAGGCCGTCGAGCGTTTCTACGCCGAGGCGCACCACCCGACCCTCGGCCGCCCGTACAGCGAGGCCGTCTACCGTCCGATGGTCGAGCTCCTCCGCTACCTCGAGGAGCATGGCTTCTCGTGCTATATCGTCTCGGGCGGCGATCGCGACTTCATGCGGCCCATGACGGTCGGCAACTACGGCATCCCCTCCGAGCGCGTCATCGGATCGGCACTCGGCCTCGCCTACGACGCCGACACCAACGAGATCCGCTACGGCACGTCGTTCGACTTCATGGATGACGGTCCGATCAAGCCCGTGCGCATCTGGAGCCGCATCGGCCGGCGTCCCCTCCTCGCGGTCGGCAACTCGAACGGCGACCTCCCGATGCTCGCCTACGTGAAGAAGCACCCCGTGAGCCTCAGCCTCCTCGTGCACCACGACGACGACTCCGGGCGGGGCGATGCTCCCTACGACTCGGGCGCCGAGACGGCGCTCGCCGAAGCAGACGAGCGCGGCCTCGTCGTCGTGAGCGTCAAGCACGACTGGGCGAACGTCTTCCCCGAGGGCGCAGGGTTGAATCAGTAG
- a CDS encoding SHOCT domain-containing protein produces the protein MGFWANFWDIIGWFLWAFVFIAYLFALFAIIGDLFRDTKLNGWWKAVWIIFLVFMPFITALVYLIARGRGMAERQAKDTQHLQEAQAAYIRHAAGTSASPSDEIAKAKGLLDSGTITQDEYNLLKAKALAHTA, from the coding sequence ATGGGCTTCTGGGCAAACTTCTGGGACATCATCGGCTGGTTCCTGTGGGCGTTCGTCTTCATCGCCTACCTCTTCGCACTCTTCGCGATCATCGGCGACCTCTTCCGCGACACGAAGCTCAACGGTTGGTGGAAGGCCGTCTGGATCATCTTCCTGGTCTTCATGCCGTTCATCACGGCGCTCGTGTACCTCATCGCGCGCGGCCGCGGCATGGCCGAGCGCCAGGCGAAGGACACGCAGCACCTGCAGGAGGCTCAGGCCGCCTACATCCGCCACGCCGCCGGCACGAGCGCGAGCCCGTCCGACGAGATCGCGAAGGCCAAGGGCCTCCTCGACTCCGGCACGATCACGCAGGACGAGTACAACCTGCTGAAGGCGAAGGCACTCGCGCACACCGCGTAG